The genome window GGCACGTACAGGAAGTTCCTGACGTTAACGATACCCACGCGCTGGAACTGGCTATCATAAATGCAAAATCCGAATCGCAAAAACCATCCTTGATCAGGGTTCGCTCGTTAATAGCGTATGGAAGCCCTAACAAATCCGGTACTGCAGGTTCACATGGTGCGCCGCTTGGTGCTGACGAGTTAAAACTGGTTAAGAATTTCTTCGGATTTGATCCTGAAAAATCATTCAACGTACCTGCTGAAGTATTAGACTTTTACCATAAAGCGGGCGCAAAAGGTGCCGGAACTGAAGAAAAATGGAATAAATTATTCAGCGATTACAAGGCGAAATATCCTGAGTTAGCTGCAGAATATGAACTATTAAGCAGCGGCCGCCTCCCTGAAGGCTGGAAAGATGCGTTGCCGGTATTTAAAGGTTCTGACCCTAAAATGGCAACGCGACAAGCATCAGGCAAAGTGCTGAATGCTATTGCGGCAAAACTACCGAACCTGATAGGCGGCTCGGCAGATCTTTCTCCATCAACAGAAACAAACCTAAAAGAATACGATTCATTCACTTCTGAAAACAGGGCAGGCCGCAATTTCCATTTCGGTATCCGCGAGCATGCTATGGGCTCAGCAATGAACGGCATGGCGTTAACAAAGGGGGTTATTCCTTTTGGCGCAACATTCCTCATGTTCTCCGAATATATGCGGCCACCAATCCGCCTGGCTTCCATTATGAAGATCAGCCCGATATTTGTTTATACGCATGACAGTATTGGTTTAGGCGAAGATGGTACAACCCACCAGCCTGTTGAGCAGCTGGCGTCTTTACGTTCTATCCCAAGGATTACAGTTATCCGCCCGGCTGACGCAAACGAAACTGCACATGCATGGCGTGTTGCCGTTGAGCATAAAGATGGCCCTGTTGTATTGGTGTTTACCCGCCAGGGATTACCTATTCTTGACCAGGATAAATATGGCAAAGCATCTAATCTTGAAAAAGGTGCTTACATCCTTTCAGAAGGAAGCAAAGGCCCTGACCTGATCCTGATGGCCACAGGTTCTG of Mucilaginibacter xinganensis contains these proteins:
- the tkt gene encoding transketolase gives rise to the protein MSSNTQDIETLAIDTVRILSADAVQKANSGHPGTAMALAPMGHVLWTKFMNYNPKNPDWANRDRFILSAGHACMLQYSFLYLTGYDLSLDDIKNFRQMNSKTAGHPEYGLAPGIDVTTGPLGQGFANGVGFAIAQKHLAARYNKPGFNLFDYKVYVICSDGDMMEGVTSEAASLAGHLELGNLIYLYDDNHISIEGSTDITFNEDVSARFRAYGWHVQEVPDVNDTHALELAIINAKSESQKPSLIRVRSLIAYGSPNKSGTAGSHGAPLGADELKLVKNFFGFDPEKSFNVPAEVLDFYHKAGAKGAGTEEKWNKLFSDYKAKYPELAAEYELLSSGRLPEGWKDALPVFKGSDPKMATRQASGKVLNAIAAKLPNLIGGSADLSPSTETNLKEYDSFTSENRAGRNFHFGIREHAMGSAMNGMALTKGVIPFGATFLMFSEYMRPPIRLASIMKISPIFVYTHDSIGLGEDGTTHQPVEQLASLRSIPRITVIRPADANETAHAWRVAVEHKDGPVVLVFTRQGLPILDQDKYGKASNLEKGAYILSEGSKGPDLILMATGSEVALIMDAQKQLEADGISTRVVSMPSWELFEKQDAAYKESVFPKASRKRLAVEMASPMGWHKYTTDEGDMLGMTTFGESAPAEELYKHFGFTVENVVAKAKALLK